GCATTCTCGTAAATGGAAAACCGAAGCGCGTTTATGTAAGTACTCGAGCACTGAAATCCGGTCTCGTAACTCGCGTATAGTTAATCTCAGCTATGCGAAAAAAAGCACCCTCGAGGTGCTTTTTTGCATTTCTCCCGTTTCTCCACTCTTCTCCCAAAGGAGGCTCGGGGCCGAGACTTCACTTTTTCTTGTTGAACGCCTCGATGATGCCCCGAATCATGCCACCCAGGAACTTCGGCAACTTGATGGTGTAAAACCGCATGCTACCCCTCCTCACCGAAATTACTACACACGATACAAATACACGCCGGCCCCTATGAGTGCTAATGCCAATAGGCTATACCAAACCCACGGAGGTGCCCAATACAGGAAAATGGTGATTCCCCCGACAGCCAACGCTACCCCGAGAACACGTCGCAAGGCGCCCCCCTGTCGCAGGCGATAGGAGCGCAATCCCATTTCGCGTAAGCACCTCCTTTAGGTGTTCTCAAAAACGTGCATATTACATCATATTCTGCTGTCGGATAAACATGTATCCTGCCACCTGAAAAAAGTATATGTCTAAGAAGTAAAAAATCAGGCAACGAAAACTCGCTGCCTGATTACATTATGTGGATAGTTTGTACATGATACCGATTTTTTCCTTTTTCTTACGCAACTCGATCGCGTGCAGGAAACAGCAGCTGCGATGCGCTGCTAAGCACAACTGTCAAGACGACTCCCGCAATAATCATTTCTGGCAACAGATACGTGATGTTATAAATGAGGGAATATTGCCAGACTGGTACACCTTCTGGAGCGTAGCTGCCAAACCAAATAACACCCGATAGAAAATGGCAGACAAATCGTCCAATCACGCCGATGAGCAAGCCGCTCCACAGTACCATGATTCGTTGCTTTGTTCCTTCGTAGCCAGACAAGCGAAAAAGCCCAGCGAGACCAAGCGCACCAAAAGCAAGAGGATAATCCAGCAACAGCTGAACCGGATGGACAACTGTACTGCCCAAGAACAATTGAAGAAATCCGACAACAAGCCCTGTCATGACACCAGCAGCGAGTCCACGGCGAACAGCGATCAACGCGATTGGTACCATCACCAGGGACACAGAGCCACCCTGTGGCATATCGAAGACCTTGATCTGACTAAAAACAATTGCAAGAGCCGCCATCATCGCCATTTCCAACAAAATGACCAATCGTTGACGATCCAAAATAGTCACTCCCCAAAATAGAATAAATAAAAATTTTTTTACACTGATAATGTTTCTGATTCTAGCCCAAGTCTATGCTCGTGTCAAAGAAAAAAGCCGCTGCCTCATCGGCGCTGCGGCTAGTTGTATTACCGAACCTTCTCCAAAAACTGCTGGGCACGTTCACTTCTTGGCTTTTGGAAAAACTCTTCTGGTGGCGTATCCTCCAAGAGACGACCATCATCGAGGAATAAAATACGATCTGACACCTCTTCGGCAAAGCGCATTTCATGCGTGACGATTGCCATGGTCATTCCGCTATCAGCGAGCCCCTTCATAACCTCCAAAACCTCCTTGACCATCTCTGGGTCGAGGGCAGAGGTCGGCTCGTCAAACAGCATGATTTGCGGTTCCATCACAAGTGATCGGGCAATGGCTACACGCTGCTTCTGACCACCTGACAAACGTGATGGAAAGACATCCGCTTTGTCTGCTAGTCCTACGCGCGCCAATAGTTCTCTCGCCTTTTTTTCCGCTTCCGCCGCAGACATGCCTTTTACTTTCATCGGAGCATAGGTCAAGTTCTTTAACACTGTCATATGCGGAAACAGGTGAAAATGCTGGAAAACCATCCCGATTTGTTGGCGAATGCCCATCACGTCGGCTTTTGGCGCGGTGATTTCCTGTCCGTTGATTGTAATGGTACCCGTCGTTGGTGTCTCCATCAGGTTGATGCAACGCAATAGCGTAGACTTCCCCGATCCAGATGGACCGATGATGGCGACAACCTCCCCTTTACCGATGTTCGTCGTGATGCCCTTCAACACATTCAGTTGCCCAAATGACTTCGTAATGTTATCGATCTTAATCACTGAGTCTCATCCTCCGTTCCAGTACGCGAGCTACCCAAGTCAGGATCATAACCATGACATAGTACAGGATACCGGCCATCATGTATGGCTCAAAATAGCGGAAGATGGTGCCTTTGACCACATTCGCGTTCTGCATGATGTCTGCAAGACCAATCGTGGAAACGAGTGCGGATTCCTTCAAGAGTGCAATTGTTTCATTGACAAGAGCAGGCAAGATATTTTTGACAGCCTGCGGCAAAATAATGTCGAGCATCATCCGGTGATAAGGTACCCCAAGCGCTTTGGCCGCTTCCCACTGCCCTTTATCCACCGCCAAAATTCCACCACGAATAGTCTCGGAAATGTATGCACCTGAGTTTAATGTAAACGTCAAAACAGCTGCTTCCAGTTGTGAAATATTGTAGCCAGTAAGCTGTGGCGTTGCAAAATATACAAAAGTCAGCTGCAAAATCAAAGGTGTCCCGCGGAAAACAGACGTGTAGGCAACCGCGAGCCAGTTCAGCAATTTTACATTCGAAATTTTAATGAGTGCGAGGATGGAGCCCCAGAAAAATCCTAATACAACCGAAATCAAGGTAACAAGTAGCGTGCCCTTTATCCCTTCCAATATGAAAGGAATATAGGGCACGATTTGTTCAAAATCCAAATTCATGCCCATTCTCCCCTCTTGCTGCTTATACAGTTATTCTTCGTTGTCTGGAGAGATTATTGACCGAACCATTTTTGAATCAGCTTGTCCATTTCTCCGTTTTCTTGCATCTTTTTAATCACTTCATTAAATTTCTGTACGTGCGGCGATCCTTTTGGGAACGCAACAGCGGAGCCATTCTTTTCATTTTCTTCCATTGTGGTGAATTGCAGAGAGTCATTGTTTGCCACGAAGCCTTTCGCTACCGTGTCCTCAATAATGGCAGCATCTACGCGGCCCGCTTTTACTTCTTCGACGATCTCAGGCAGCTTGTTCAGTGAAGTGATCTGCAAGCCGGAAACAGTCTTTGCAAGTTCTTTTGCTGCCCCTTCCTGAATAGAGCCGAGCTGTACCGCCACTTTTTTGCCAGCCAATTGCTCAGGCTTGGTCAGATTGCTGTCTTTCTTTGCTACGATTGTATTTTTCGCATCGTAATAGATGGTAGAGAAATCAGCGTTCTTCTCGCGCTCAGGTGTTGCTGTCATGCCCGCCATAACGAAATCCGCGCGATTCGTTTGCAGCGCCGGAATAAGTCCGTCAAAGTTCATGTCGTTAATTTGCAGTTCGTAGCCGAGCTCTTTTGCAATGTATTTCGCGATATCAATGTCAAAGCCGACAATCTCGTCTTTTCCACTGCTCAGATCGTGATATTCATACGGCTTATAGTCCGCAGAAGTAGCCATGACCAATGTTTTCTTGTCTCCAGCAGAAGGTGCAGGTGCTTGTCCTGTTGCGGTTTGATTGCCTGTACCACATCCGGCGATTACCACTGCCGCAAGCATGGAAGTAAGTGCCAGAGAAATAAATGATTTTGTTTTCTTCATGATGAAACCCCCGTTGTTATGATTTTTACGCATAAAGCAGTCTATTCGTAGCATTAATTTGCATGAAAACTTATATTTATGCATCACAATGATTATTTTACTCATAATCTGAACAATTTCAATCATTTTTTACTTGTGTTTTAAACACGGAATATACAGAATTTTATGTACAAATCTTTATTTTTGTGGCAGAAAATCAAACAAGGCTTTATAGTGCTAGTAAAAGGATTTACAGGAGGCTGACATGGAGAAAAATTGGACGTCCTATTTTCGGCAGCAGCTCCCAGAAATTATTGAGGAACTGCGTACATATGTAGAGATGGAAACACCCACCCATAACAAGAAAGCTGTCGATCAATTAGGCAGCCTGATCGCAGAACGCTTTCGCCAATTGGGATGTCGGGTGGAGAGCTTGCCACAAGAGCAATACGGAAATCAGCTGCGCATGGAGTATGGAAATGGCGATGAACAAATCCTCATTCTCGGTCACTTCGATACCGTAAAAGAGATTGGAACATTAGCTGTTGAGCCTTGTCGCGAGGAAAATGGCCGACTCTATGGGCCTGGTACATACGACATGAAAGCAGGGATCGTTTTTAGCTATTTCGCCCTGCGTGCCATGATGGAACATAATCTTTCGCCCAAACATAAGCTCGTCTTTTTTTGGAACACCGATGAAGAGATCGGCAGTGTTTCCTCCGAAATGCTCATTCGAGAGGAAGCAAAAAGAAGTAAATATGCATTGGTACTGGAGCCCGCTGCTGGAGATGGCTCTTTGAAAACAAGCCGCAAAGGCGGCGGAGACTTCATTCTGAAAGTAACAGGCCGCGCTGCACACGCAGGCAATGATCACGCCAAGGGGATCAATGCGATTGCTGAGCTGGCTCACCACGTCCTCGCGATTCAATCGTTTACGAATTATGAAGCGGGCACAACCTTGTCTGTCGGCACCATTACAGGTGGAAGTGCATCAAATGTCGTGCCTGACTTTGCCATGACTGAAATTGATGTCCGTATCCAAAGTCGCGAGGAAAGCGAACGCATTACCCGATTGATGAATCAACTGACCCCTGTCCATCCGGAAGCCAAGCTGTTCGTGGAAGGCGGAATCACCAAACCTCCTATGGAACGAACCGCTGGTACCGAGCAACTGTTCTTGCACGCACAGGAACAAGCGCGTCTGGAAGGTTTTGAATTGACGGAGCAAGGTGTCGGTGGAACAAGCGATGGAAACTTCGCCGCTGATGCCGGAACACCAACACTTGACGGTTTGGGACCTGTTGGTGATGGAGCCCACGCTTCTCATGAGCATATCGTCATTGACGCTATTCCTGGCAGGATTGCCGTCATGCTTCGGATGTTTTTAACCTTGTCATAATAATTTTACAGGTGTATAATTTTATGGAAAATTAAGGCTCCGTCTACTTAACGACGGAGCCTTATCTGCACTATTTTTGAATGGGCAATCATATATATTCCTATTCGAATAACAAGGAGAGGGAAAACATGGAATCAATCACCACATCGCCAAGCAATCCCGTAGGATTTTGGCTCCGACTCGGTGCCGGTCTGCTAGATGCAATCATTGTCGGACTACCGCTACTACTGATCACCTATATCATTACAGGCAATACAGAAGACAATCTTGTTACCAATATTATCTCCTCGCTCTACAGCCTACTCGTACCTGTATTTTGGCATGGCTATACGGTGGGAAAAAGAATTGTCGGTATTCGCATCGCCCGAATCGATGGAGAGCCGGTAGGAGTCGGAACTATGCTGTTACGCAACTTGGTCGGAGGAATCGTGTACGTCATTACACTCGGTCTTGGTATCATCGTCAGCGCCATCATGATTGCTGTTCGCCAGGATAAACGCTCGATCCATGATTTGATCGCCGGTACGTATGTAACCTCGAATCAGCCTTAATTACCATTCATCATACATAAAAATAGCAACTCTGCGACGAGCCCCCTTGGAATCAAATCCAAAGGGGCATTTTTATTAGATTGGCGCCCACAACAGCATGTCCCGACTAGAAAAGACCGGATATAATCATCCGGCCTTTTTCACGTTTATTGGAACAGCACCTTATCAGTTTTTGCATCCATAAACACCATTGTTGTGTAAGGCGGTAGGCTTGCCCGTACTATGATATAAGGTGTGTGCACCGCTGGCATTGTAATATCTTCTGGAGCAGGATTTGTCAGCTCTACATATACCGTGAGCATTTCCCATCCTTGCTCTGTTCCAACAACCTTCAAACCATAGCCAGAGGTAGGCACTTCACCACGGGAGACTACATACAAGTCACCTTGGCGATGTACACCCTTCTTCGCCTTTACTTTCCCTACGAAAGCTCGTTCAGCCGCTGACAATGTACTTTCTTTTTCGATAGACAATTTTTTCGTTTGCACGTCTACTTGAGAAGCCGTGATCGACTCCGAATGTTTTTGTTCAGCATGCACGGCAGCTTGTGAAAATGGCAGAATGGAGAGAATGGTGAGAACCGCTACACTGTTTTTCCATAACGATTTCATACATGATCAACTCCTGATTTTTTTTAGAGGGCGAGAAACATTTCTTGATACTGGCCAGTATCTCTCAGACAGGAAATTTTTACCATCTATCTGGATAATTTGATTTAATCATTATATTTATTAAAAAGCAATATTTTCCAAAATGTTTTATTTTTGTTAATTAACTTTTACCATATATACCCAAAAATCCTTGTTATAGCAAGAATAATTCAATTTTATTCAATTTGTAATACGAACGATAATTATACTTTTATTTTTATTATTAATTGATTTATCATATAATTAGTTATAATATTCAGATGATTACAAACCGATTATAAACAGAGGAAGGCACAAAAAAGCTGACGCCGATTGCATATCGTCGTCAGCTTACAGGAGCTAAGTGTTTTTCTTATTGTCCACGAATTGCAGCGATTGCTTGACCGCGATTTTCCTGATTGAATACGGCGCTTCCCGCAACGAGGACAGTGGCACCTGCTTCCTCGCACAAACGTGCTGTTTGTGCATTGACACCGCCATCGATTTCGATTTCCACATGCCCCAAGCCACGCTCGTTCAGCATTTGACGCAACTGGGCAACCTTTGGCACAACGCTGTGAATGAACTTTTGTCCACCAAAACCAGGGTTCACTGTCATAAGGAGAACCATATCCAAATCAGCGAGGACTGGCTCGATCGTGGAAATCGGTGTAGCCGGGTTCAATACCACTCCCGCTTTCACCCCTTGCTCCTTGATCAAGTACAGCGTGCGATGCAGATGACGGCATGCTTCCTGATGAACTGTAATCCAGTCTGCCCCACTTTTCGCGAATTGCGGAATGTAGCGATCTGGTTCCTCAATCATCAAGTGCACATCGAGAGGCAGCTTGGTCACTGGGCGAATCGCCTCCACAATCAGAGGACCGATCGTAATGTTTGGAACGAAGTGTCCATCCATCACATCCACGTGAATCCAGTCAGCTCCTCCCTTCTCGACATCGAGAATTTCTTCACCCAGACGGGCAAAATCAGCAGATAGGATAGAAGGTGCGATTTTTACCATGGTTTGTTCCTCCGTTGGTATTCTTTTAGCTCGTCGCGGAATTGTTTGTAGTGC
This genomic stretch from Brevibacillus brevis harbors:
- a CDS encoding transporter substrate-binding domain-containing protein, which gives rise to MKKTKSFISLALTSMLAAVVIAGCGTGNQTATGQAPAPSAGDKKTLVMATSADYKPYEYHDLSSGKDEIVGFDIDIAKYIAKELGYELQINDMNFDGLIPALQTNRADFVMAGMTATPEREKNADFSTIYYDAKNTIVAKKDSNLTKPEQLAGKKVAVQLGSIQEGAAKELAKTVSGLQITSLNKLPEIVEEVKAGRVDAAIIEDTVAKGFVANNDSLQFTTMEENEKNGSAVAFPKGSPHVQKFNEVIKKMQENGEMDKLIQKWFGQ
- a CDS encoding amino acid ABC transporter permease; amino-acid sequence: MNLDFEQIVPYIPFILEGIKGTLLVTLISVVLGFFWGSILALIKISNVKLLNWLAVAYTSVFRGTPLILQLTFVYFATPQLTGYNISQLEAAVLTFTLNSGAYISETIRGGILAVDKGQWEAAKALGVPYHRMMLDIILPQAVKNILPALVNETIALLKESALVSTIGLADIMQNANVVKGTIFRYFEPYMMAGILYYVMVMILTWVARVLERRMRLSD
- a CDS encoding protease complex subunit PrcB family protein; amino-acid sequence: MKSLWKNSVAVLTILSILPFSQAAVHAEQKHSESITASQVDVQTKKLSIEKESTLSAAERAFVGKVKAKKGVHRQGDLYVVSRGEVPTSGYGLKVVGTEQGWEMLTVYVELTNPAPEDITMPAVHTPYIIVRASLPPYTTMVFMDAKTDKVLFQ
- the thiT gene encoding energy-coupled thiamine transporter ThiT, which gives rise to MDRQRLVILLEMAMMAALAIVFSQIKVFDMPQGGSVSLVMVPIALIAVRRGLAAGVMTGLVVGFLQLFLGSTVVHPVQLLLDYPLAFGALGLAGLFRLSGYEGTKQRIMVLWSGLLIGVIGRFVCHFLSGVIWFGSYAPEGVPVWQYSLIYNITYLLPEMIIAGVVLTVVLSSASQLLFPARDRVA
- a CDS encoding M20 family metallopeptidase, with amino-acid sequence MEKNWTSYFRQQLPEIIEELRTYVEMETPTHNKKAVDQLGSLIAERFRQLGCRVESLPQEQYGNQLRMEYGNGDEQILILGHFDTVKEIGTLAVEPCREENGRLYGPGTYDMKAGIVFSYFALRAMMEHNLSPKHKLVFFWNTDEEIGSVSSEMLIREEAKRSKYALVLEPAAGDGSLKTSRKGGGDFILKVTGRAAHAGNDHAKGINAIAELAHHVLAIQSFTNYEAGTTLSVGTITGGSASNVVPDFAMTEIDVRIQSREESERITRLMNQLTPVHPEAKLFVEGGITKPPMERTAGTEQLFLHAQEQARLEGFELTEQGVGGTSDGNFAADAGTPTLDGLGPVGDGAHASHEHIVIDAIPGRIAVMLRMFLTLS
- a CDS encoding amino acid ABC transporter ATP-binding protein codes for the protein MIKIDNITKSFGQLNVLKGITTNIGKGEVVAIIGPSGSGKSTLLRCINLMETPTTGTITINGQEITAPKADVMGIRQQIGMVFQHFHLFPHMTVLKNLTYAPMKVKGMSAAEAEKKARELLARVGLADKADVFPSRLSGGQKQRVAIARSLVMEPQIMLFDEPTSALDPEMVKEVLEVMKGLADSGMTMAIVTHEMRFAEEVSDRILFLDDGRLLEDTPPEEFFQKPRSERAQQFLEKVR
- the rpe gene encoding ribulose-phosphate 3-epimerase — protein: MVKIAPSILSADFARLGEEILDVEKGGADWIHVDVMDGHFVPNITIGPLIVEAIRPVTKLPLDVHLMIEEPDRYIPQFAKSGADWITVHQEACRHLHRTLYLIKEQGVKAGVVLNPATPISTIEPVLADLDMVLLMTVNPGFGGQKFIHSVVPKVAQLRQMLNERGLGHVEIEIDGGVNAQTARLCEEAGATVLVAGSAVFNQENRGQAIAAIRGQ
- a CDS encoding RDD family protein; the encoded protein is MESITTSPSNPVGFWLRLGAGLLDAIIVGLPLLLITYIITGNTEDNLVTNIISSLYSLLVPVFWHGYTVGKRIVGIRIARIDGEPVGVGTMLLRNLVGGIVYVITLGLGIIVSAIMIAVRQDKRSIHDLIAGTYVTSNQP
- the spoVM gene encoding stage V sporulation protein SpoVM, which encodes MRFYTIKLPKFLGGMIRGIIEAFNKKK